TTTAACCTGAAAAAGGAATTAATGGGTTGTACCTGCATGATCTCCTCCTCAGCTCAGTAAAGCAGGGACTGCTTGTGAGTCCCAGAGGTAGAacatgagaaaaagagagagagagagagagagagagagagagagagagtgtgtgtgtgtgtgtgtttgtgtgtgttttcgcGTGTGCAGGAATTCCAAGTCATTAGGAAAACACATTTCAGCTACCTAACCAGGGATCTGGTATTCCCAAATATGAAGTAGCCTCCCAATCTGTAAAGAAATATACAATCCTTCTAGCATCAATTTCAGCATGTCTCCTGTCATCACATAATTTCTCTTATTATTCCAAGGTATCAaccattttttcttgttctttattcACTCTTGACCAagcctctttcattttctttcacaatttaGCCCAAACCCCAGATCCCCAGCTCCAGGAAAGACTTAACCATCAGTTTGTCAGCTCAGAACTTTAGAATATGGTAACAGCATAGAGCTTTAGAGCGTTTTGAGAGAGCATACAGTGTTAGctcaaagcagcttggtgagccAGAAGAAACTAAAGATAAGCATCATCAGCTTCAGAAATCACTTCAAGTACTTTCATCTTTTGATAAATGTTCAAAATAAGTTTCTCCAAACTTGGCACTGAGCATGGCTTATAAGAAAATAATGAGAGTTCCCAGAaccccttctttttctcctctcctccctcaccgcctttcccttttttcagagTCTGTCCAAACTGTTAGATGAGGACCTGGAGCATCCCCTGCTCTCAGAAGAGAGGGACCGTGAGCAAGACGACATGATCCCAACAGGTGCCTTTGACCAGCAAGACCCTGAATTCCAGTGGACCCAAAACACCAGGGACCAGCCTGAGAGCGTGTCCATGGGTGATAGTGCTGTCCAGAGGTTCTTCAGCGATCTCCTAAAATTACCCCGTAGATACCGAGGTAGAAGCAAAAAGGGCCTCTCCAGGGGCTGTTTTGGTGTCAAGCTGGACAGAATCGGGTCACTGAGTGGACTGGGATGCTAACTGCTTACTATGGTAAGAGAAAGCCAGAGACAGATGGTCTTTGTGTTTGTGTATAACTTGCACTGGTATGCAGAAGAGCAGATTGAATTCAGCTTTAAGGAAATGGTGCCTAAAAGTTACTTTTACCCTCCTATCGCAAACACAGTTTACTAATTTTACCCTCCTCAAAACTCACTGTCATCAGACGTATACTTAAAACCTATGGACGCCACATCTCTGCTTTACCTGCTTTCACTCCTTCCTCCAAGTCAGCTGTATGTGTTTCATCTTGTCACAGAAGCCAGATCAGAGAGATTTTCACCAGCTCCCCAGGGATGCTTGTGTCAATCCAAAGAAACTCTGAGCAGAACAGTGGAGCTGAACCTGGCCCTAGAACAGTAAGAAATCAGTTAATTTCCATGTGTGAAATCCTGtccacttctctttcttttacttattcttctgctttcttgaCAGGACTGACTTTGAGGTTTCAAAGGATCTCTTGCCTTTCAGAGAGATATTCAGCCCTTATTCACATCGGCTCCACCAATCCATCTACTACACGACGTACTGAGCGAATTGCACCCCACCCATCCCCTGAATTACTCGGCCAGTAGAACACACCATTGCTGTACTGTCTATTTGTATCGGAGTAATAATTTGTGAACATCTATCTGAATTTCAATTACAAAAGCCATTTGTACTCTTTGTGtattaaatgtataaataaaCAAGTCTCATTATGTCACAGATAATAAACTGTTTTCCATAATTTGGTGAATTTGCTTCAAGCCTTTGCTGTGATTCTTTCATGCATCATTCCTGACTGAAACAGTGCCCCAGTTTGCAGTTAGACACAATCCACTAGAATTCAGAAGCACTTCAGAGGGCTGCTTTCTGGTAAAAAGGACTTCTTAGgcgcttttaaaaaaaaaaacaaaaaaaacaaaaaaaccccaccccaatcAAATAAGCCCTTCTTTTTACCAAAGGAACCTTTCTGAAGTTGATACTACTATCTAAACCTAAGTATAACAGGAAGAAGACTGACATAGCCATCTTCACAAAAGCCATCAGAAACCAGGACACAAAGCCCCAAGTGTTTGACCACCACAATTTGAACTAAAAGGGTAGCTGTCTTAGCTGACATCAGTAGAAAGCTGTTACTCTGCATTTGGATCTGCCACTGACAGAGGAAAACACTCGTTTCTTACTAGTATATCTTACCTTGTACAAAAAAAATGCTACCTACTTTAAAGAAAGTTAAAGGCCACGTACTCTTCCACAGGCAGATCCAGATAGCGCAAAgtatttttcaacaaaaaaaatcaagattgtATAAAAAATATGTGTATCTGACCAGTATTCACTGAATCTAACTATGAACAAATGGGAGAAGAGCTACTTGGCAAACATCCTGAGCCAAAGGAATTCTGTATGAAGGCTGGTTTGCCAAGACCATGACTGTGCTGTCCCGACACTGATGAGAGCTGAACTCTGCAAGCAGCTCCATGGAAGTCCATAAGGCTGCTCACACAAATGTCTTTGCTGACGGTCACAAATGAAGGCACAGCTGTTCACTTCCAGCCTTTTGCTTGGAGTGGACAGATGGGCTACACAGTTGTACTCCTCCCATCTTCTTGCCCACAAGACAGATGATCctggaagaaaatattctggTAATGAACCTATTCCTAACAGGACCCCTGGATATAAACTGCAACACGGAGCACAAACATCTATGCAAAGCAAGT
The window above is part of the Chroicocephalus ridibundus chromosome 16, bChrRid1.1, whole genome shotgun sequence genome. Proteins encoded here:
- the LOC134524129 gene encoding C-type natriuretic peptide 1-like, which produces MKMNLKLLFCPGFLLLLIVSQNQARARPTSSLQSLSKLLDEDLEHPLLSEERDREQDDMIPTGAFDQQDPEFQWTQNTRDQPESVSMGDSAVQRFFSDLLKLPRRYRGRSKKGLSRGCFGVKLDRIGSLSGLGC